From Parvularculales bacterium:
TGGCCGGAATCGCCTCCAGCAATCCGAGCCCGATCATCTGTGGTGCGACACGGGGGCTGATCTGTACGTCCGGATGCAAAGGCCCGTATCCGGGATCAACGAGCGTATATGCCGGTTTGCGCAGCATCGCCACCTCACCACCTGCCAGAGGGACTTCAATCTCTTCATAAGTGATGTGCACTCTGGCTTCAGCCGCTTGACCGGCAACGGCCAAATCCTGAATTTGGCTGCCGTAATTGGAATCGGGTTTCGTGGCGAGATAGGCTTTGATTTGGTTTTTCAGATCAGACCGCAGGGTTGGTATGCCGATACGCATCAATAGTGATATGGCATTGTCGTCATTGTCGGCAGGCGGATGGCCGCGCCCGTCCTTGATGTGACACCGCTGGCACGCCCGCGCATTGAATAGCGGTCCGAGACCGTCAGAGGCCAAAGTCGAAGACGGAGATGACACCCACAGTTTTCGAAACAACCCGTTGCCGACATGGAAGTCCAACTCCCCCTCAAACGGGATATTCTTCGACGGTTGGGAAAACGCATCGGCATTGCGCAAGACGCGCACGGTCGCCGCCCCGCCGGACATTTCTTCAAACCTTTGAGGCGTGCTGAAATCCGCTGGTGGCATTGTCGCCGATTTGATGCGTTCGGCTTCCACCTCCGTTCTCGGGATGATGTTGAGGTGCGGGTCGGTATTGATCAGAGAAAACTCATCTTCAAACAAGACCGTTCCCAACAGCACCAATCCTGACAACAGGAAGATTGCCCCACCCAGCACCAGCCATTTTCGATACGTTAGGGCGCGCATATTTTTTGCTTATCTATTGGAATATGGCCCCCGGGTCGTCAAGGCTGTCGGAGCCTTCAATCTCGATGGTGCTGACGCCTAACGCAGCAACGATGCGTTCAATGGTCCGGGTCTGGTCAATCAGACTGTTCACGCCACCCATAATCAGGGCTTCACCGGCCCCGTTGCCGCGTTCCAGCATCCGGTCGTAGGCAAACCCGGCTTCGGCGGTCGCCTTGATACGGCCCAGAGCCCTCATCGTATCGGATAATTTATCCTGCATTTCGGCATCCAGACCCGCATCAACCGCAGAGACCAGATCCGCCGGAGAAGGGCCCGAAACAGCCGTTCCGTCAATCCGGATATAGGTGCCAAGGTAGATATTCTGAACGCCCAGCCCGTCATAATAATGATCATTATGGGTATTGTCGGCAAAGCAGGAATGTTCTTCTTCGGGATCATTCAACATGAGGCCAAGGCGCATACGCTCGCCCGCCACTTCTCCGTATGAAAGAGAGCCCATGCCTGTCAGCATGGCGGAGAGGCCGGCATCGTCGTCCGCCGTCACCCCGGTGCGCGCCGCGCCGCCTTCGGCCCATTGGGCAACCATCCATTCCAGATCAGAAACGAGCAGACCGGTTGCGGCCTTGAGATAATCGCCGCGGCGGTTGCAATGGCCGTTCGTGCAACCATTGCCCCCCGCATAATCGGTCCAGGGGCGGTTGCCTGCGCCGGTGCCGTGACCGTTCAGGTCCTGACCCCATAACAGAAACTCGATGGCGTGATATCCGGTGGCAACATTGGCTTCCACGCCGGTGGCCTCGTGGAGTGTTTCTTCCAGCAGCGCCGGTGTAATCCGGGACGCATCAATTCTTTTCCCTGACAGGGTGAAAGCCGGATTAGCAATAACATTCAAAACGGCGGCACCGTTTTCATCCGTCGCTCCGCCGTAGGAAGCATCAACATAATCAATCAGACCTTCATCCAGTGGCCATGCATTCACTTTTCCTTCCCAGTCATCAACGATGGCATTACCGAACCGGAAGACTTCGGTTTGCTGATACGGGATGCGTGCCGCCAGCCAGGCGGATTTTGCCTTTTGAAGCGCACCGGCCGAAGGATTTGCAATGAGCGCGTCAACCGCATCTTGCAGACGCCGGGCGGTGATCAGACTGTCCGTATATTTTGCTTCGGCGATGTCGGCATAATGGTCCAGAATGGCCGCTTTAGATATGCGCCCGTCGGCCATGGCAGGCGAGACAAGGCCAAGGGCCATGAGAGTGCCGGCGACAAGGGTGTTTTTCATTGTTTTTTTATGATGGTGGTCTGCGGGGCAGGCAATAAATGATAATGATAATCATTCTCAATATAGTGTCAAGCCCTCTATTTTTATTTCAAAAATTCCGGTGCTGATTTTTCAATGAAGATCATGAATTTACGTAATAAGCGAATCGATTCTCCGTGATTCTGTCCTGATCGGCTCGTTTTGGATTTGTTAACCGGCACTTTTTTTCTTTGGTTTTGCGCCATAAAACGGACCCCCTGATGAAGAAAAGATGACTCTGTCAATGCGCCGGGGTTATACCGACATCTGTGTCACAGGGGTAGGTCTGTCATGAGAGGGTATCATGACAAGGCTTCATTATTACATCTCCCTAACAGGAGTTAGGCACCATCGCGGTAGCGGGGTTCACGCGCAAGCTTTTCAAAACCCCTCCTCAATTGATATTTCAAGTTTCATGCGTCCGGCGGCACACCCGCCGGATGGCTCCGAATGCCGCTATCCGGTGGATACCGGCATGAGCACATACGAACGGGACTTTGTTGTCCCCGCTAACACGGCCCCTCTCCCTCCCAAAATGACGGCCACCCCTGCCGACGCTGACCGGGAGAGGGGTTGTTTCATATCTGACCTCCGCCCTGCCTGTAGCACGGGCGGTTGCAACAGCAAGCACTCCTTCCGGTGCGGGCATCCGGCCGGTCGTGCTGAGGGTGGTGTGTACTCAAAAAAACAGAGGATGAGGATTATGACAACTAAGGTGAGCATTGATAGTCAGACGATAAAAACCGGAATGACCGGAGGGCTGCGTTTGACGGCCCGGTGGCTTGCACCGCTTGTTGCCATGACTTTACTTTCGGCGTGCTGGGGGGGTGGCAGCTCTGTAATCCGGAATGCGTCGGTGACCGGTTTGACTGGTGCGCCGTCAACGATTATGCCCGATGAAGACAACATGGGCGGCGGTGACGATGACGCCGGTATGGGAGGCGGCGACACCGGTGATGGTACCATGACCGGTGACGATAACATGATGCCGCCCGCTCCGCCGCTGGCGGAATTCGCGGCTCTGTCGCAACACGCAAGCCTCCACGCTCACTCTCTGACCGCAGCGAGATCGGTTGCAAGAGCGGCAATAGGAAGTACCCCTTCCGGTGCGGGTGGTGGACATGATGTGACCCAGTCTTCAACGAGCTCGGAGGCAAGCGTCGTGGAGATAGGTATACCGGCGACGGGCACGATGGGTGTAAGAACCTATTCCCTGACCAACGGTAGTGATGTGTTTCTGAATAGCGGTGCTGCTACAAACCCCGATACGGTTATATCGGTTGGACGCCCTTATGAACTCTCCTCCCTTGGTGCGGCAGGCGAGGTAATCCTATTGTATGGTTCATCCGTTGAGCCGGAATCCGTACCCCGAGATTCCGGCAGGATGAACGCCGATAAAACCGCCATAATAGCACACGACAGACAGGACAATGCTGACACGCAATACATCGCCTGGGGCCTTTGGGCCAATACTCCGGTGGGTACGTCTGACAATGCAGCCATGTTTAAATATGGTGCATTTTCCTATGGGGCCGGTGCTTATACCTATCCTCAGGCACGAATAGCGGAGTTAACC
This genomic window contains:
- a CDS encoding di-heme oxidoredictase family protein produces the protein MRALTYRKWLVLGGAIFLLSGLVLLGTVLFEDEFSLINTDPHLNIIPRTEVEAERIKSATMPPADFSTPQRFEEMSGGAATVRVLRNADAFSQPSKNIPFEGELDFHVGNGLFRKLWVSSPSSTLASDGLGPLFNARACQRCHIKDGRGHPPADNDDNAISLLMRIGIPTLRSDLKNQIKAYLATKPDSNYGSQIQDLAVAGQAAEARVHITYEEIEVPLAGGEVAMLRKPAYTLVDPGYGPLHPDVQISPRVAPQMIGLGLLEAIPAKDILAHADPDDANNDGISGRPNVVWSYEFERPMLGRFGLKAGKPTIHEQAATAFSADIGISSPLFPAPAGDCTSHQHACVDAPHGDSDERGTEIDQTGMDLVTFYSRNLAVPMRRDVDDPDVLRGKEVFTTTGCASCHQPSFVTHRLSDRPEQSFQLIWPYTDMLLHDMGPGLADGLPEGAATGSEWRTSPLWGIGLTEQVSGHTNFLHDGRARSLLEAILWHGGEAQPQRDAVTKLRPEDRAALIKFLESL
- a CDS encoding imelysin family protein; its protein translation is MKNTLVAGTLMALGLVSPAMADGRISKAAILDHYADIAEAKYTDSLITARRLQDAVDALIANPSAGALQKAKSAWLAARIPYQQTEVFRFGNAIVDDWEGKVNAWPLDEGLIDYVDASYGGATDENGAAVLNVIANPAFTLSGKRIDASRITPALLEETLHEATGVEANVATGYHAIEFLLWGQDLNGHGTGAGNRPWTDYAGGNGCTNGHCNRRGDYLKAATGLLVSDLEWMVAQWAEGGAARTGVTADDDAGLSAMLTGMGSLSYGEVAGERMRLGLMLNDPEEEHSCFADNTHNDHYYDGLGVQNIYLGTYIRIDGTAVSGPSPADLVSAVDAGLDAEMQDKLSDTMRALGRIKATAEAGFAYDRMLERGNGAGEALIMGGVNSLIDQTRTIERIVAALGVSTIEIEGSDSLDDPGAIFQ